DNA sequence from the Desulfatiglans anilini DSM 4660 genome:
GATTTGTTTTTGCACATGCCTCTTGTTTTCCCAACCGAAATGATCCTTGAGCAAAGGCCTTTCATCCTGGCGATTCTCGCTGGGGGGGCGATCGCGCTGGTTCTGAAGATGTCGTTCATCATTCGCCGCCACCCGGATAACCGGGTTCGACGCACAGCCTTGTTTGCCCTGTGTTGGGCGGTTCTTCCCATGCTGCCGACTGCACCGATTCTGATTGCGCCTATCTATTTCTACTTTTCTCTGGCCGGCGTAACGCTGTTTTACCTCACGCTATGGGAATGTCTTTCAAGGCCAGGACATGTCCTCGATCCATTCCACGGCAAGCGGCGCAAGCGCCTCACCTACGGCTTGCTGATCAGTTTCGCAATTGCACTCCAAATCGGGAACGGGCTCTACTTATCGGGGTCCCTGCATGCAAAACGGCTGCTCAATCAGATAGCCGACGCGGTACGCTCCTATCCCCCGGCGCAAAAGGTCTATCTGATCGATTCTCCGTTCATCTCCGGTCCATCCAAGGCTGGATTCGAGCTGCTCTGGCCCCAGCATCCTTTCAAATTGTATTTTCTTTCCGTACACCCCCAAGAATGGCGCAGGACCGGGGCGCCTTCCCGCATACGCCAATTAGACCCTTACACCCTTGAAATCACCGCTGTTGACCGCCCCTATGCCGCTGTGGGCGGGGCCTTCGCCATGGGAATCACTGAACGAAGCACCATCCAGCCCGGCGCCGTTTTCAAAACGGATGATTACTCGATTACCTTGACTGAAGTCACAGCATCTGGACCACGCGGGCTTCGGGGCGTAAAACAGTTCGTTTTTCGTTTCGAAACGGCGATCAAAAGCCCTGGCAGACTGTTTTTCTTCTATCGGGACGGGTCCTTTCACCCTTTCAACCCGTTTTGATCCGGCACCCTCGAACGGGAAGCATCGGATTTCCTTTTTGTAGAAGAAATGCTCAAACCGAAGCGGATGATTTGGCTTTGCGGGTCTTCACTTTTCCTCGAGCTTTTTTTCACACAGGATATAAAGCGATGACGACGGTCCACTAAAAAGAAGAGTGCAGGTATGCGACCATGCGAAACGACCTTTCGAAGCGATCTGGCGGGAGCCTCCTGCAGGGCTTCGATACCCGTTCAGATCTCTCCCGGCTTTCTATTGCGCTTTCTCGTAAAAGATGCAACACTTTGTTCATCATAGCAAATTCCTGATCAGATATGTTTTACGGGGGACGGAATGAGTTATAGGGAATGGAGGCTGGCCCGCTGGGCTGTCTGCGCCTTACTGATTCTCGCTGCGAGCCGGCCTGCGCTGGCCCTTGATTTATGGAGCATCCAGAATGCTATCGATTTACGGAATGCCCGCTGGAAGGCCGGCCACAATTCGATCACCGAACTCAGCATTCATGAAAGATTATCTCGGCTCGGTTTTGCCCCTGACTGGAATATGGTCGATCTTCCCCCTCTCACTGGCTTTGTGGATGCGCTCCCTGAGCGTTTCGACTGGCGGGATGCAGGAGCCGTGAGCCCTGTCAAGGATCAGGGAAATTGCGGCAGCTGCTGGGCCTTTTCGATGGTGGCCGCTCTCGAGTCCATTGCGCTCATTCAGGGGATAACGGCACCCGATTTTTCGGAGCAGTTTCTCGTTTCCTATTCCTTTCTCGATCATGGATGCATGGGCGGTTCGCTCTGGACCTCCGCTGTCTTTTTGAAACGGCTCGGGACCGTCGATGAGGACTGCATGCCATACCGCGAAAACGGCCTCAAATGGCCGCCTCCATGCCTTGAATGGTGTACGGCACGTTCAGGCACCCTCGGATGGACCGGCATCGCACATACCGTCGACGCATTGAAAGCAGCCGTCTACCAAGGACCGGTTGCTGCGGGCTTTTACGTTTACGAGGATTTCTACCATTACGAGAGCGGGGTTTACACGTATACCACCGGCGAACTGCAGGGGGGGCACGCCATCGAGATCATCGGCTGGGACGACATGGATCAATGCTTTATCGTCAAGAACAGCTGGGGTACGGAATGGGGCGAGGAAGGTTTTTTCAGAATCGGCTACTCAGAGGTCAACCATCCCGTCTTTTTTGGAATCAGTGCAATACGCATGGAGGGATTATGGACAGGTCCATGAGGGCTGCCGAAGTTCTGCCTTGCCGCTGCAGCACGATGAAATCAGCACTTCGAAGACCGTACCTTCCTTAGAAACATCTTCAAAAGCCAATCCATGGCCCGGGCGGGAACCAGCCTCGAAAGGGCTGCCACCGCATAGGCATCCGGTCCAACCAGATACCGCGTGCGGGGATGCCGTGAATTGAGGGCATGCAGAACCGCCCGCGCAGCAATCACGGGAGAAACAGCTCGCAACTCTGCTTCCTTCCAGATATACGTCATGGGTTCAGCCAATGGGGCGTAAATTTTCTGCATTTCCCCCGGCAGAGCTCTTTGAATAGCCCTGGCCTGCGCATCGATCTTCTCCCAGATCGCTGAGCTGACCGATCCCGGTTCAATCAAAGACACACGGATACCCCAAGGCCTGAGCTCACGGCGCAGGGAATCCGTCAACCCTTCCAACGCATATTTGGAGGATGCGTACGGCCCGGAAAGCGGCATCGCAAGACGGCCCAAAGCGGAGCTCACCTGCACAATTCGGCCTTTTGCTCTGCGAATAAGCGGCAGAAAGGCCTGGATGACCCGGAGCTGCCCGACCAGATTCACCTCGAAGGCCCGTCTGAATTCTTCGAGTGGGACGTATTCCACCGGTCCGGGAACACTGATCCCGGCATTGTTCACCACCGCGAAGAGGCCGTCTTTGCCCCCCAGCTGATCGGCCACGGCTACGGCCGCCTGCACCTGCTCATCGTCCGTGACATCGAGCAGGAGGGGATGGAGTCTGCGACAGTCCGTCTGCGTCTGCAGGAGCGCCTTCCGATCCGCATCCGTCCTGACCCCGGCAAGGACCGTGAAACCGCTTTCCATCAAGGCGTGCACCACACAACGTCCAATCCCGGTAGACGTCCCCGTAACAAGCACTTTTTTCCCAAAATTATTTTTTTTCGCAGACATATTCCCTATCTCCGTGTTCGCTGCCTCTCTTTCCCGACCACAGCGCTTATCTTCGCAGCAATTGCCTTGACCATCCGAGGCCGCATGCCTACCATATTTGGGCGGATTCGGTTTTCAACGGGCAACGCTGTCCCCGGCCATGATCCACCTCTTTGCGCGGAAATTTTTTGGGTGACCTTCCGGCCGGTTCGGTACGGGCTCAGGCATCCCTTGGTTTCGGCAAGGAATCCCCGTATACGGCTTGCAAGAAAGCCATGCGCAGAAACACTTTCGGCCATGACACCGATGACGAAAGCCCTCACTGATGATCTCGACCACAAAGGAACACGTTGATTATGCAGAGAAAATTGAGTCCTCTCGAGCATGCGGTATGGCTGGGAGGACAAACGCTCCCGCTGAATGAGGTCATCGTCTGGCGCGTTCACGGACATTTTTCCTCAGACCAGCTGCAAGGCGCTCTCAGAAGCCTCAGAACACAACAGCCCTTTTCAAGTGTGAGAGTCTCAGTGGACCCCGTGCTGGGTCCCTCTTTGACAAACGACGGTGTCCCCGAATTCGAAGTTCGGGAGGAGGACATCGGGCCATCCGCCGATTGGACACCCGCAGCCGAAGAAGAGTTGGAGCGCCCTTTTTCATGGGACGAAGGGCCTCTCCTGCGCTTTCGCCTGCTTCGTTCGGAAGCGTTCACGGATATCCTTCTGAGCCTTCACCATGCACTCTACGATGGGCTGTCATCTCACTACATGATGCACGAAATCATGACTCTCATGGCGGAAGGGCCGAAAAAACAAGCCGCGGCCGCTTTTCCGCCCACGTTTGACGACCTGCTACCTCCCGAAGCATCCAGACGTCTAGGGACGGTATTGAGTTTGAATGCTGTCAAACTCATTGGGCCCTTTTGCCGGCTATGGCTCCGTCCACGCCACAGAATGAATCCTTCGCCAAGCCTTCCCATCCCCGCTGGCTTGAACGAGCGTTCAACCGATACCTTTCGGGTCATCCATGGCAGCATTCCGCCCGAGAGGGCAAGCAACCTGCTTTCGGGGTGCAAGGCCAGAAAAATGTCCGTCCTTGCAGCTGCCTCTGCAGCCTGCCTGCTGGCGCTGGCAAAACGTTCCCGAGATAAAAATCTCAGAAAGTACGGATTTGCCAGTCCGGTCAACATGAGACCTTGGTTATCCCCCCCCCTGACCGGCGAGTTAGGGCTTTTCCTTTCACGCATCAACGCCCATATCTACTGCTCTCCAAATCAGGATTTCTGGCAAACCGCCAGGAAGATCAACGAAAAAATCCAACGCAGACTGGTCAAAAGCAAGCTTTTTACACTTCACCTGCTGGTGTCCGCTGTGCTCGCGGGTATACCGGATGATTATCTCGGGCCGACTCTCGCTCGCTTCGGAACTCGCCCGGCCCGATACGATTTCACCATCAGCAACGTCGGCCGTTTACCGGTAAGGGATGACTATGGTCCTTATCGCGTAAGCGCTACTTGGGGGATGGAGAACCTGTTCGCCGGCCGCCGCACGTTAGCGATCCAGAGTCTTGGCAACGCCTTGTTTTTCACGCTCTCTTTCAGGGATTTCGTGATGGACAAACAGGAGGCGTCCGCGTTGCTGTCGGACATCATTCAGCAACTCGAGGCCTGCTAAGGCGGGCCGCTGATCCTGTCCGGCCGATGTTCGGCCGACTATCCAAGAACGCTGCGGCTCCGGGCATCAATCCTCCGATGCATTCGGCCCGAAGGGAGGCGGAAGCCGAATGGTTTCACCCACACCAGGAGGAACGAAGGGAACATATCCACCCTCCCTCCACTCGAACCATCCGAAAGACTCATCCTCGAGGGGAAGCTGAAAACGGAAATGGACGATGGACGGACGGCCGTCCGGCGTCGTCTTCTTTACCTCCACAGCAAAGGCAGTGATATCGATCTGTTCTCCCGGGCGGAATGCCTGCCGGGCCATATCCATGCGCTGGAGCATATAAGCCGGACTCAGAAGAGCGCAGGAGAGGTCTCCCTCCGCGCCATCTTTGTCAGGGGTATCGAGGAAACCATGATCGGGTATAATCGCGAGGGTCCATGGATCCACTCGAGTCAATTCGATTCCATGGATGGATGGCGCCAGCACATGAGTACCGTCGGGCGCCGCTTTCCCTTGCCCCATGATGAACATAGGCAGAAGGAATCCCCCAACGGCAGCCGAAGGACCGTTGACGAATATCAACGTGCGCTCGGCCAGGCCGGCATTCAGCGGCAGTTCGTCGAAAGTCTTGTTCAGCACATTACCAAGCAGCGCAGGGCTGAGCGCGCGTAACGGCATGAGCAGCGGTGCAGCCACCATGTGACTGAAAGCGAGCAGGCAGACCATCCCTTTCAATCCCCGGGAAAACCATTTTCCATAGGACAAGAAGACCCGGCTTTGACCATCCGCCGAGACTGGCAGAAACCTAAGCTTGATCAAGGCCGAAGCATCGAGCAGGATCCGCGCCATCAAACCTGCACCGCCAAACCCCGCCATGACGAGAAGGCGGTCGAAAGGAAACGTAGTCGCGACGGGCAGGATGGACAGGATCATTCCTAGAGCGAAAAAGCGGCTGGTCCGGTCGGAACGAAGGACCGGAACGGCAAAAAGACTGAACAAACAGAGAAAAAAGACCGCAAGGAGCCAGAAAAAGAAGACGCCTTTGTCAGAGAGCAGGGTAAAAAGATCGGAGGGCAAAAAACCCAGCTCGCCGAAAAGGAGGATCGGTCCTCTTTCAAAGATCGCCTTCAAATACGCGCCCGTTTCAGTCGAAGGGTCGATGTACCAGGCCGAGCCCTTTGCGCCGAACCCCATCCCGCGATAGAAAACGAACCAGCAGATCCCTATGCCGGCGGAGGGCAGCAGGGAAAACAAACGACTTCTCCAATTCCCCCTCTCCATGAAAAACGCATAAGCCAAAAGGTATCCCCCGGCCGCTACCGCCATTTCTCCGCCTAAAAGGCCGAGTGATAAAGAGACGCAGGAGAAAACCAGAAAAGATTTCTTGCCGTTTTTCCTCCATCGGTCATGAAAAAAAACAGCAAGCAAACCAAACAGCGATGCGACCAGTGCATTGCGATTGGCAAGCCAACCCGCCGGCACACCGTGCGCGTCATCGATCGCAAAAAGCAGCCCGGCCAGCGCAGCACAGGCCCCGGAGCCAAGGATGCCCCGGTACGTCAGGGTGGCTGCCCCCACCAGCAAACCCAGCCATAACAGGCTGTGGAGATGCATCAAAGAAGGATGGTCCGGCCAGAAATGGAAATCGATCCAGTGTGTCAGCGCTGTGAGTGGCCGGAAAAAGGCCATCTTGAAGTCCTCGGATGTCCACCAGGGCAACCATCCCAGGTCCATGATTTCTTTGAGCCTGGAAGGATCGCCATCGGCAAACGAGAACATCAGGAGGGGATGGGGGGTCTGCTGAAGATACTGCTCAGGAGGATCGATTGAAAATCGGAGGACGTAATCATCCCATTGCCAACCCACCCATAAAGCACTCGCACCCAACATCACCGCCAGCAAGGCCATGAAAAGCGGTGCGCGACGGCCTCTGAGGCCGTCTTCTGCCCTTGCGTACAGGGGAACACGCTGCTTATCCATACATACAAGAATCTGCTGCACTATAAACAAAGGAAAAAGGTTCGTAACGTTCGGCGGGCGGGATGTCTCTTGTCGAAACGGTAGATATTGGCTAGGATAGACGCCATCAAAAAAGCCGTTTAGAAAAATGGCTGAACACAGCCTTGTCCGGCTCAGCCTATCCGCCCCCACACTTAATGGCCAGGAAACATCAATCAGATGAGCATGTTCCGTGTCAGAATCCT
Encoded proteins:
- a CDS encoding glycosyltransferase family 39 protein → MIDNYCFQDGWTPPFLSHFTLHYFRPVFVFSLLLDHALWGFNAWGYHLTNILLHLMVAGSLFGVLREWLPSQDTMALSGAAFYGLMPYHGMSVAWISGRTEILAALGMMVSLWTFLRFSRSHRVTPYVLSLTAGLFGLLSKETAVVLPLLLTAAWKFRFNQRRFSFLWLVPHYLLLIPYLTARAMILDGFPVPPSSIYYHSLDDPGFALWAFAKATAVFYDLFLHMPLVFPTEMILEQRPFILAILAGGAIALVLKMSFIIRRHPDNRVRRTALFALCWAVLPMLPTAPILIAPIYFYFSLAGVTLFYLTLWECLSRPGHVLDPFHGKRRKRLTYGLLISFAIALQIGNGLYLSGSLHAKRLLNQIADAVRSYPPAQKVYLIDSPFISGPSKAGFELLWPQHPFKLYFLSVHPQEWRRTGAPSRIRQLDPYTLEITAVDRPYAAVGGAFAMGITERSTIQPGAVFKTDDYSITLTEVTASGPRGLRGVKQFVFRFETAIKSPGRLFFFYRDGSFHPFNPF
- a CDS encoding C1 family peptidase yields the protein MSYREWRLARWAVCALLILAASRPALALDLWSIQNAIDLRNARWKAGHNSITELSIHERLSRLGFAPDWNMVDLPPLTGFVDALPERFDWRDAGAVSPVKDQGNCGSCWAFSMVAALESIALIQGITAPDFSEQFLVSYSFLDHGCMGGSLWTSAVFLKRLGTVDEDCMPYRENGLKWPPPCLEWCTARSGTLGWTGIAHTVDALKAAVYQGPVAAGFYVYEDFYHYESGVYTYTTGELQGGHAIEIIGWDDMDQCFIVKNSWGTEWGEEGFFRIGYSEVNHPVFFGISAIRMEGLWTGP
- a CDS encoding SDR family oxidoreductase, translated to MSAKKNNFGKKVLVTGTSTGIGRCVVHALMESGFTVLAGVRTDADRKALLQTQTDCRRLHPLLLDVTDDEQVQAAVAVADQLGGKDGLFAVVNNAGISVPGPVEYVPLEEFRRAFEVNLVGQLRVIQAFLPLIRRAKGRIVQVSSALGRLAMPLSGPYASSKYALEGLTDSLRRELRPWGIRVSLIEPGSVSSAIWEKIDAQARAIQRALPGEMQKIYAPLAEPMTYIWKEAELRAVSPVIAARAVLHALNSRHPRTRYLVGPDAYAVAALSRLVPARAMDWLLKMFLRKVRSSKC
- a CDS encoding condensation domain-containing protein; the protein is MQRKLSPLEHAVWLGGQTLPLNEVIVWRVHGHFSSDQLQGALRSLRTQQPFSSVRVSVDPVLGPSLTNDGVPEFEVREEDIGPSADWTPAAEEELERPFSWDEGPLLRFRLLRSEAFTDILLSLHHALYDGLSSHYMMHEIMTLMAEGPKKQAAAAFPPTFDDLLPPEASRRLGTVLSLNAVKLIGPFCRLWLRPRHRMNPSPSLPIPAGLNERSTDTFRVIHGSIPPERASNLLSGCKARKMSVLAAASAACLLALAKRSRDKNLRKYGFASPVNMRPWLSPPLTGELGLFLSRINAHIYCSPNQDFWQTARKINEKIQRRLVKSKLFTLHLLVSAVLAGIPDDYLGPTLARFGTRPARYDFTISNVGRLPVRDDYGPYRVSATWGMENLFAGRRTLAIQSLGNALFFTLSFRDFVMDKQEASALLSDIIQQLEAC